The Rosa rugosa chromosome 3, drRosRugo1.1, whole genome shotgun sequence sequence AATTGCATTAGCTTGCTCCCAGCCACCTTGATCATTTAATGATGGGCACATATCAGCTGCATGTCCCATCATTGAGCATACTCCGCATACTTGCTTGGGTAGCACCACCTGTTTCACAAGATTAGTGAGGTTAGCTATTTGTGCTTCTAAATTAGAAGTAGAACTTACCTCATTGACATTTTGTCGCGGTATCATATCTCTCCCTCCATATTGACGAGTGTTGGAGGCTATATTCTTGCACAAGGCATGTGCATTGGCAGGTatcttgtccacaaaagctcctccactTGCTGCATCAAGCATTATGCGGTCTGTGCCACACAATCCCTCATAGAAATAGATTATGAGAAGATGATCACTGATTTGATGGTTTGGGCATGAAGAAATCAAGCGATTGAACCTATCATAGTACTCCCCAAAGGACTCTCCATGCATCTGTCGGATAGCACATATGTCTTTCCTTATGCTTGCTGCTTTAGTAGCCGGAAAGTACTCTTCAAGAAAAGCTTGTTGCACTTGATCCCATGAATTCATAGACCCTGGAGATTGATTGTACAGCCACTCCCTTGCCTTCCCTTCCAAAGAGAATGGAAAGGCACGCAACTTAGCATGCTCTTCAAGAACTGCTTCAGGCTTCATCCCTGTAATAATCATATGGAATTCCTTGAGATGAAGATTAGGATCCTCGGTTGAAAACCCATGAAACTTAGGCAGATGATGAAGAATGCCCGACTTAAGCTCAAAGCCTTGTGCCCCAGCAGGATAAGCGATGCACAAGGGTTGTTGCACAGCAGTAGGTGCGGTCAATTGCTTCAAAGTACGATTTCCTGCCATGTTAACCAACTGTTCTTCCTCTTCAGCTTCACTTGACTTGAAAGATTCCTCAGAGTCTGAATGAACAACACCCACAGGAAGAGGTGTGATCACAGCTTGTTGTAGCTCAATAGGTGATGGTGGAACTAGTGAATGTGGTGGAATTGGTGGAAAAACGAAAGAATCCGTCTTGTCCTGCTCTCCCACACGTTGAGACGCACGTTTCCGATGTGACCTAGCTGTGCGTTCAATCTCACGATCCAAAGGAACAAGGTTATTGCTCCCAAAGCCCCGAGTTTGCATACACAGCGATTAAGTACCTAAAAACACGAAACAAAAGAAAGATTAGTAAAAACAAATAAGATTTGCAATTATTAAAGGaaaacaatccccggcaacggcgccaattTTGACACACCCAAAATAGGTGTCTAAATAAATCCCTGCAATCTCAGTAGTTATCGATGGTAGTATAGGAAAGAGggtgtctcccgcagaggattgtgACTCAACAATTGCAAAACTGACTCGAAAACACGAAACAGACACTAAATGAAAacgaaaataaaaactatagcTAGACTCaaccaaaaattatgaaattaaataaaaactaaCTAGACACACAGACGAAGACGCATACAAAAATTGGGGTAAATCGGAGTTGAACTGAtatactaaataaaataaagaaaacgacAGACAGAAAACTAACGAAAATAGAAAACAacttagggtttttggttttgataaaaTATGAGAAAACTAGCTAGGAACTACTTCTCACCACTAGACCATGATTACACCTatcatgtgtttactaacaaGTTCAATTCATTCGAATATCCTTATTCAAGCTAAGACAATGATGTGTTGTACTTAACCTATCAATCTTTCTTACTTGGTATGTTAAGAGAATGATGTTTTCAACTTAACTTAGCTTCTAGAATGGAACCTAGAGTGATGTTCTCGCACAGCTCTCACCTAGTagtcattaaggtctaaaagattATGAATAAGGCTAGGCAATTTCGGTACTGGTGTTGTCCTAGTATACCTAGACGTTGGTTTATATGAATGGGCTCAAGTCATTCATTCGCTACTCTAGAATGCAAGTAGACATGATGATCATACAAGACACTCATAGCCTTAcaacctagcatgcatactaatgtTGCGCACCATCAATAAACATACAAAATTGATCAATGAACAAACAATAAACCAATGAATATCCGAAATCCTTAGAACTTATTAAATAAACGCCAACATCATAGTTACACCATGTCTAGGGCTGAAAGCAGCCCCTAACTATAAGAAAATTAGCTACTCATCATCTTGGAAAACACACAAAAGAAATACATGAGTTTTGGAAAGAAGGAATAAAATCGAAAACTGGAAAAACAGGGGAAACGATCGATCTTCCTGgtgaaacgatcgatcgtttctgggGCTCCGAATTTACTTCTTCTCCTTCCTTGCTCCAATCGTTCCTTCTCCTTGTGTGCGTGTGTAACCCTAAAATTCTGACTTCTAAGGGCTTTTATTCCTCCTTGAGACTCTTTCACTTTGTTTCCTTGTAAATCTCCAACTCCTTTCTTCAAGGGAAAGTCTTCTTCCATCAAGAATCCTTAGTGAATCAAAATTCCACGCAATTTCCTTCTTTACACCTTCTTTTCCTTATTTGcttcggaaaacctaataaacacaaaaataaataaattatccaaaaataatgtaaactaacaaagaaaagcataggaataaataataataacgtagcataaatatgctcctatcattcgacactcgaccaaaaaaaaaaaaaaaattctgttcgACACTacttttttcctctctctctcacacagcTCCTCATTATCTCTAAGCTACTTGAAGAAAAACTCTGAGCTCAAGCCTCAAATGTCTCAATCTATCGTCTAAAAGCTTTGAGGTCAACAACACCATCTCTTATTATCTTGGTTCAACTCAATTTCCATTTCACTTCTTCGTGTTTTGAGGTTTAGAACATTGAGAAATCCTCTCCTTGAGTCCAAGAACAATTGATTTCTCAGGTTGGGGTCCGATTTTTCTCTTGGGTATTACTCATATTGTTTATTTCCTGGGAATGCATCTATTTGATTGAAGATTTTTGAGAAATTGTACTTAGTTTTTGGGTTTAGGGTTCTGGATACCAATTGTGAAATTGGGGCTAATAGCTTGATTTTCTGACTTAGATTACAGTTAGGGAATGCAAATTTCATTTGGGTTTTGGGTATGGATGCTAAGCCTTGTTGCCAAGGTGGAGATGTGATAGTTTCGTTGAAGGCTAACCACACCTGTACAAATTTTTGAGAAAGCTGCCGATCTATTAACTTTAAGCCTTCTGTTGCCGTGCTTACTGATCTCAAAATATCGTGAAATTTTGATATGTTCCTGTTCTGCTAGTTAACAAAGGATCTGGAAAATTTCATCTTATTTCGATATGTAGTGATCTGGGGTGATTTCTCTTTCAAGTTTGGTCTGTTTTTGGCAAAGATCCAGAATTTTTAGTCTACTCTCTTTCTGCTAAGATTTGAACTTCTATTTGAATCATTTAACCTCTGGTCTTTGTATATATTGAACTAGACATTCCAATAGTTGTTTCAAAATTGATTTCTTGTCAATTGGTCTTATAATGAATCTTTGGTGGATTTTCTAATTTGACTTTGCTGCTGCTATGTTTTTCTAAAACCTAAGAGTTCATTCTATTTGCATCCATCGTTTCCCTTACTTCTCGAACTCCGATTAGcttgaaattttagtatgttgtacCCTGATATGTCAGCTTTCATTCTGGAAAATTTCAACTTCATTATTGCACAAATAAATTTTTCGTAAATCCTCAAAGCCAAACTGTTCCTACCTAAAGGTTACACTTTAAGTTGTGTCAAAGTTGGTCTTTTTCTGAATttatcttgttttttttttccttcttttgctTAATTATCGTTACTGATAGTGGGTTTGGCTTGGAGTCCTTGGATTGTTGATTATGGATTTTGGGTTCtgtaattttaaattttgaggTGGGTGTTTGTTATATTCTGATTTTGAGTGATAATTGTTTTGTAAGTTAGTTCAAATTTTGGTGTAGATGACTGTATGCAGTGACTTGTGGTTCAGTTCCTGATTTTGGAGAAATTTTTACTAGCCCTGACCCAGTGTCCGCTGCAGCTTCAACCAAAGCTAGAATGCGTTGCACACAAGAACTTCATGAGGTCTTTGTTGAAGCTGTCAACCAGCTTGGTGGTGGTGAAAGTGGGTAGCACAAATTATCATACTCTTTTTTCCATCATTATATCTTGTTATAGTTCTGTCTTTTAGTAGGTTTGTAAATCACAAAGCTTCTTTTGTCATTCACTAATAACTTTAACAAACAGGAGTCACTCCTAAGGGTATCTTAAACGTCATGATGGTTGAAGGCTTCACAATGTATCATGTAAAAAGCCATTTACAGGTATATCAATAGTTCCATACTTGACTAGTTTGAttgttttctcaaaatcaaaaaccctcAAAATCGttgtcttgtttatttattttgtttctgttttcacaGGTTTTTGTGCTCTGTTTTCCTTTAATTAATTAGAATAGCAAATGATctccaaaatccctaaaaatttaCCAGTGTCCGGTTTAGTGTGTTAGCTTAGTGTCTACATAATTTCATTGAAATCGGAGTAGTTTAAGTTAGGTTTTTATTctcattttggtttttgtgttATGCAGGTTCATTCTTCTCATGTGTTCAGTCATCCACCAATAACTTTTTCTTGGCCTGAAGACCTTGAACTTGCTCTTGAAGCTAAGAAGTTACAAGTTCAACATGGGAATAGCACTGTGAATGCCTTTTCAAGGTAAACAATACTGCATGATTATGCTTCCTATATGTGCAGTTTCTATATTACCAAATAGGGTTTCTGTTCAGTTCAACTGATGCTTACATTAGTTCTCATAatttttgttgagtggaagcaTGTACGACTTTCCACAGGGACTTGAAAGCTGCTAATCTTTTGATGGATGGAATGGAGTAAGAGATAATTTTTCTTTATGTTGCATTTGTCTATTCCTTTAAGCTCTGTAACATAGTTCACTGTTTTCACTCACTTACAAATATTGGACTTTTGATCTCTTATTGTCTCACTAGAAGAATGTCTCTGTTTGGTTACAATGTCTCCTTTAAGCTTTGTATGCCCGACTGATTCATAGAATTAATGTTTACTTGCGGTTCTTATTTTAATTATTCCTGGTTGATTTGATAAATGGTGGGAATATATGGCGTTGCTCAAAGGAAATTGGGATTATGAAGGATTGACACTGGCTGTCAATACCAATTCATATTTTCAATCTCTAGTGCTGATCATAATGAATATGATTATAGTAGAGTTTTGGGTGAATTGATTGTACTGGATACTTACTTATCTTCTGTACTCTCTACTGGTGTATTTTCAAGTTTGGTAATTGTGTGGTTAAAGTATTGTTCTGCTGCAGTTTCTAGGTATATATTGAGTCATTGATTACCAGATTTTCACCATGAGGAGAGCTTGTTCTAGGAAGAGAAACCATCAAGATGATGAAGATAATTTTCCTAGAGGGATTTCCAGAAGATATTCCAAAAGTGGGTGTTCAAAGTGCTTGGCAACCTCCTTCTCTCGACTTGCTATAGATATTCAACATGAAAAAGGGCAATGCCCATCCCTCATGGACTTCTACGTACGGCAAATACGTGAGGTAATTGTTTTTCTGAATGTTTCTTATGGTAGAGACTAAGATTTGTATATCTTAGCTCATGCCAATTGCTTATTTGATTTCCGTTTTGTGATATCCTCTGAAAATTTGTAAGTTTGCCAGGCAACCCATTGTCAATGTAGCAGAAAGCAACTTCGCTACCACATTTTTACTTATTGAAATATCATGTTAATCTTGTTTGATAAAGCTCTTTGTCTAAAGATGTTATTTGTTATTCTTTAAATTAGCTCTTTCTATATGTGCTTGTTACGTGCATGTTTCTCTGTTTTCATGTTTTTCAGCAGGATTAATATGATCCTTTCTCATTGTATGGCATTTGATACGTAGCCATATCTATACATATTTGCTTGTTTACTTATATGATGATTTTGATATGAAATCATACAATTCTTTGTAGTCGAGGAATAGAAGTGTATAATGAAATAAtgcatttaatttttttgttggGTGACTAACTCTGCATTTTTCTTGATACAGGTTGTTGATGATGTACATCCTTTAACAATATATGATTCCTGAAGATTGTCTGAGGTTGGCTCTTATCATTTTTGTTACTGGTATTCATTATTAACACTTAGAAATATTCTGGACATATACTTTTAAGACAATACTTTGGACTTATGAAATAGCAGTGCATGTTACCTCTTTTTAAGTAAAATTAACATTGACAAGTTCTgtaattcttctcttttatcaTTTTTGCAGTTCAGAGAATGACTTGCATGCAGCCATGATGGAATTGATATAGATAATAACGCAGCAGTTGCTAATCTCCATCACTTCCATATACtgttgttaatgctcaaagtctggcggtagccaagccttcgtttaacgcgggtccggcgggcggaccgc is a genomic window containing:
- the LOC133737598 gene encoding uncharacterized protein LOC133737598, whose translation is MQTRGFGSNNLVPLDREIERTARSHRKRASQRVGEQDKTDSFVFPPIPPHSLVPPSPIELQQAVITPLPVGVVHSDSEESFKSSEAEEEEQLVNMAGNRTLKQLTAPTAVQQPLCIAYPAGAQGFELKSGILHHLPKFHGFSTEDPNLHLKEFHMIITGMKPEAVLEEHAKLRAFPFSLEGKAREWLYNQSPGSMNSWDQVQQAFLEEYFPATKAASIRKDICAIRQMHGESFGEYYDRFNRLISSCPNHQISDHLLIIYFYEGLCGTDRIMLDAASGGAFVDKIPANAHALCKNIASNTRQYGGRDMIPRQNVNEVSSTSNLEAQIANLTNLVKQVVLPKQVCGVCSMMGHAADMCPSLNDQGGWEQANAIGGFQGQQRAKYDPFSNTYNPGWRDHPNFRWNNNDNVLQPQGNNFNRSPPGFQQARQQASYQAPP
- the LOC133740579 gene encoding protein PHOSPHATE STARVATION RESPONSE 1-like isoform X1, yielding MRCTQELHEVFVEAVNQLGGGERVTPKGILNVMMVEGFTMYHVKSHLQVHSSHVFSHPPITFSWPEDLELALEAKKLQVQHGNSTVNAFSRDLKAANLLMDGMELLMMYIL
- the LOC133740579 gene encoding protein PHOSPHATE STARVATION RESPONSE 1-like isoform X2, with the protein product MRCTQELHEVFVEAVNQLGGGERVTPKGILNVMMVEGFTMYHVKSHLQVHSSHVFSHPPITFSWPEDLELALEAKKLQVQHGNSTVNAFSRLLMMYIL